A single genomic interval of Lathyrus oleraceus cultivar Zhongwan6 chromosome 7, CAAS_Psat_ZW6_1.0, whole genome shotgun sequence harbors:
- the LOC127104213 gene encoding uncharacterized protein LOC127104213, giving the protein MPYSHILPYLLRGSLVQLRELGPPPAVLPRGYDANARCEFHSGAPGHSIENYKALKYKVQDLIDSKAITFAPKRPNVNNNLMPPHNNASVNMMEADNGRRLMSCVDELKTPLIEIKNALMKNNVFPICGNYCEHCLINPQQCGTLKSVIQQLMNQGILVVDYPSTKEDVSTLEIPYDEVPPLQIPYDFSQLTLSTNPITPIVITVPTPFPYVDTKAVPWMYDTSVYTHGQEVQEEPLKSSDPMINITGTSGVTRSGRIFAPTPTPIGTINPSTSDKGKQIDGAQQRQDPAPSSEVDEFLRIIKKSDYRVVDQLNQTPSKISMLSLLMCSEAHREALVKFLRTAHVPQEISVCQFEGVVNNIATSLSLVLSRVLVDTGSSLNVMPKSSFAKLTIEGLVMKPSELIVRAFDGTRRTVIGEVNLPMKIGPHIFLITFFIMDIYPAYSCLLGRPWIHSAGAVTSTLHKKLKFLADDKLVVVEGEEDIVVSHLASFRYVEGEGEIREVPFQSFKVINVEMVCPERGESKDAESPMASLKDALKIIKDGHPQGWGRLLELPANKDRIGLGYNSQNLKKPAPIATRGSVLPLSDNFSSAGYLDDNRICAVEEEEEEEEDDGLIFTKTDGNGATKWTESSSTTTNDNPATVSYDFDNPINQADEECEEEAELPEELARLLKQEEKVIQAHEESVEVINLGTDEEAKEVRVGSALQDKVKTKLIELLKEYKDVFAWSY; this is encoded by the exons ATGCCTTATAGCCACATTCTACCATATTTATTGAGGGGATCACTTGTGCAACTAAGGGAGTTAGGACCCCCACCAGCGGTTCTTCCTCGCGGTTATGATGCAAATGCCCGctgtgaatttcattctggagCTCCTGGGCATTCGATCGAGAATTATAAAGCATTAAAGTACAAGGTTCAAGATCTTATTGACTCTAAGGCAATCACGTTCGCCCCTAAGAGGCCGAATGTGAATAATAACCTGATGCCCCCTCACAACAATGCATCGGTGAATATGATGGAGGCTGACAATGGAAGGAGATTGATGTCCTGTGTGGACGAGTTAAAAACACCACTCATCGAGATCAAGAATGCTTTAATGAAGAATAATGTCTTTCCCATCTGTGGTAACTACTGTGAACACTGTCTGATTAACCCGCAACAATGTGGAACATTGAAGTCTGTCATACAACAATTAATGAACCAAGGGATCTTGGTGGTAGACTATCCGTCCACAAAGGAAGATGTGTCTACCCTCGAGATACCATACGATGAAGTCCCTCCTCTGCAAATTCCATATGACTTCTCTCAGTTAACTCTATCGACAAATCCTATTACTCCAATCGTAATAACAGTTCCCACACCATTCCCATATGTTGATACCAAGGCAGTCCCATGGATGTATGACACCTCAGTCTACACTCATGGTCAGGAGGTGCAAGAAGAACCGTTGAAGTCTAGTGACCCAATGATCAATATCACCGGCACTAGCGGAGTCACGAGAAGTGGAAGGATATTTGCGCCGACACCCACTCCAATTGGAACTATCAATCCTTCAACTTCAGACAAAGGCAAACAAATTGATGGCGCTCAGCAAAGACAAGACCCCGCACCTTCAAGTGAAGTAGACGAGTTCTTACGcatcatcaagaagagtgattatcGAGTAGTTGATCAGCTTAACCAGACACCCTCGAAGATCTCAATGTTGTCTCTATTGATGTGCTCGGAGGCCCATAGGGAGGCTTTGGTAAAGTTTCTGAGGACAGCTCATGTACCACAAGAGATATCTGTTTGTCAGTTTGAAGGAGTAGTTAACAATATCGCTACTAGCTTAAGCTTAG TCCTATCAAGAGTTTTGGTAGACACTGGGTCTTCCCTCAATGTGATGCCTAAGAGCTCCTTTGCTAAACTAACTATTGAAGGACTCGTAATGAAGCCGAGTGAGCTTATAGTAAGAGCATTTGATGGGACTAGAAGGACTGTAATCGGTGAGGTGAATTTGCCTATGAAGATTGGTCCCCATATTTTCCTTATCACTTTCTTCATAATGGATATCTATccagcctacagttgtctgcTTGGAAGGCCTTGGATCCATTCAGCTGGTGCAGTCACTTCAACGCTCCACAAAAAATTGAAATTCTTAGCTGATGATAAGCTAGTTGTTGTCGAGGGTGAGGAGGACATTGTGGTAAGTCACCTCGCATCTTTCAGATACGTTGAGGGAGAAGGGGAGATAAGGGAAGTCCCATTCCAATCATTTAAAGTTATCAATGTTGAAATGGTTTGCCCAGAAAGAGGTGAATCAAAAGATGCCGAATCTCCCATGGCATCTCTTAAAGACGCCCTGAAAATCATAAAGGATGGACACCCCCAAGGATGGGGAAGATTGCTTGAACTCCCTGCCAACAAGGACCGCATCGGTTTGGGATACAACTCCCAGAATTTGAAGAAGCCCGCGCCGATAGCTACAAGGGGATCAGTGCTCCCGCTGTCCGACAACTTCTCAAGTGCTGGTTACCTGGATGACAATCGTATTTGTGCcgtggaagaagaagaagaagaagaagaagatgatggcTTGATCTTCACAAAGACTGATGGAAACGGTGCTACCAAATGGACCGA ATCATCCTCGACAACCACCAATGACAATCCTGCTACAGTCTCATACGACTTTGACAACCCGATTAATCAAGCTGATGAAGAGTGTGAGGAAGAGGCCGAACTCCCAGAAGAATTGGCAAGGCTGCTCAAGCAAGAGGAAAAAGTCATCCAGGCGCACGAAGAATCAGTGGAAGTGATTAACCTTGGGACAGATGAGGAAGCGAAAGAAGTCCGAGTCGGCTCCGCTCTACAAGACAAGGTGAAGACAAAATTGATTGAGCTCTTGAAGGAATACAaagatgtgtttgcatggtcatactAA